In the Dictyostelium discoideum AX4 chromosome 6 chromosome, whole genome shotgun sequence genome, tttttttttatttttattttttttctaaaaaattcCCATTTCACAAAAAAAGTGAAGTCGCtagacatttttttttttttttttttttaagaaacgaaaataaaatttaaaaaatgaatccAAATTATGaaccaataattaaaaaatgtcaAACATTTTTAGATGCATTATTTAATAGAAATCAAGATACAGATACTTTTGCAAAACCAACTAGAgcacaaataattaaatctgCAAAAACATTATCTCatgaaattacaaaaagtaaagattttttttttttttttttcctataatttattaattttttttttttattattattattattattttttttttttttaattagtatcattattattagcaGATTTAAGAGCAAAAACAGAATatttttcatcaattgaagaaacattagataatatattttcaatctACCAAGGTTTATCAGCATATTCAGGAGCGTCATTATTTAGAatcattcaaatttattttagaaaattaattaaatcaacacaAGATGTATTTATTGCATATCAAAATAATGAACAATCATTaggtgatgatgaagagaATACAATCTCAAAGCAAATTACAGGTTTAGCATGGAAATGTTGTGAGGAACTTGAGAAAgtaccaattaaaaattcaaattcaatcatCTCTAGAGGTGAAGAGATTTCATCATTGATTCAAGATGCATTAGAGGAGGTTAAAGAATTTCAAAGTAAATTAAAGAATCTTGAAAAACAATTTGGTCAAGTCTCTTCAGAGAAACATCAAGTCTCAAAAGATGGTACTGTCATAGTCGATGGCGAATCAACCACCGATAAAGATAGTAACGATAAGAAAAGTGATGATGTAAAtggtgaatttgaaaaagagGATGAGGACCAAGAtcaagatgaagatgaagattacgatgatgaagatgatattgaacttttaaataatttaacaaaacAAGATATTGAATTGGTAGATAAAATAGTTTCAGTCATTGAACGTTCGACTAAAATCTCTCAATTATGGGTTGAAAtgttaaaatcaattaataaaccatCCGATGAAGATACTGATTTCACAAGtgaacaaattcaaatctCTGAATCTGTAATTCATCAAATTAATGAACTTTCAAAAAATGTTGATGATATTGCAAGTGCTATCTATCCATTACCAAATATTACTTATTGTGAAGCtcaattatctttattagatatttcaattaaagatattattgataaaattaattcaaattttaaactttttaattttaattctaaatttgaagaaaaattaaaatcaatttaaataaaaaagaatatatataaataaaaacaaaaacaaaaaatatttaattattatttaaaattttttttattatttaattaaatttacattataatacatatattatttaattaataataataataaaaaaaaaaaaaaaaaaaaaaaaaaaaacaataatctccaaaatatatttttaatttgttttaaattaatgTTGAGCATGTTGATTATTTAAGAAAAAAtccaaattaaaattgttgatttgTTCAAAAGGATATCTAAgttaatcatttaaattaaaaagcaTTAGATATTAtcatattttataataatatacaagGAAAAAATCCAACatgaaattatcaatttgttAATAGAATATCTaagttatttaaatttatcagtAGGTATTCCttaatttatatttcaaggaaaaaaaaaaaaaaaaaagaatataaattggaaatgaaaaaaatagtaaaccacttcaattcaaatacaaattgaaaataaatttcaatttaatttcaaattctttcatcaatatttcaaaatgttATAGGaagtataaattttttaaataattaaaaaaaaaaaaaattaattttacaaaactACATTTTATagaatcaatttcatctttaGGTAATGTTAAATCAACccaaaacaatttaaaatcagTAAATCAATTATCTAATCAAACACAACAAAGTGCTAACAATGTTCAAAATTGCAAGTTCTTTAGAATAAACATTGGTTTTTTGAATAAACATTGGTTTTTTGAATAAACATTGAATTTTATCCATAATATCTATCAACTATTAAATggattaaattataaaataaaatttcaactattcctttttttttttttaatatcaattatttgtgagatttttgataataaaaaaaaagtgagaatgtttttaataaaaaataattatatctttttttttttttttttttttttttttttttttttttttttttcaaattttgcTTTCGCCATAGAATTATAAttatgtaaataatttatattttatttttaaaattaattttttttatatatataaaggtttttttttttttttttttttttttttttaaaaatttatttggtttattttttaaataaaccaaagaattttttcttttttgaagATTTTGGTAAAGGTGGtaaaccattatttttagtatgttgttgttgagataAAGTTGGTGGTGAAGAAGGACTATCTTTTGATAGTGGTGGTTTTGTactaccaccattaccatttgtataattataaagattACCATTTGATAAAGATGGTGAAGAAGAGATATGAGCATTTAAATTTGGAGAagtactactattactactaccattactactattacttaAACTTCTACTTAGAGTACCATTTAATTGATCACTATAACTTAGATTTAATTCACCATGATAATCTAGATAACCTTTTTTAATGAGAGTCCAAGTTTCAAAGTCTTCcaattcatcttcatcacctAGTGAATATGCATAGTCCATATATTCTTTGAATAGTTGTTGTTCCTCTTCATATTGTTTACGGAAGAGTAAAGTTCTTTGTAGGGCAACTTGGCATTGACGAGTTTCATGAGGATCAACCCATTCCTCTTTTCTATCCCAAGCTTTAAATCTTAATttgaattcaattgattcattgTATTGAACTACCTTTTGAATGGAATCAATTGGGATACTATAATAGTTACAATAGTCATTAACAAAGATAAGTACAATATTCTCCAAGGAAGCTGAACAATTTGAACCAACCCAAACATAGAGAACATCTGGTGAATCTAATAAACAACATTCAGTTGATTTAAGATCAGAAGAGTATTTACGATTAATTCTAGTCATTTTAACTTGAGATTCAGGAGAGAgataaaatttgaataaacTATCATTTGAAAGATCTAAATCCATtggaattgaatttttaacaCCAGGTAACATATCCCAAAAATGGTTTGGTTCAGAGCCTTGTTCATAGAATaccaatttaaattgttcatCTAAACGTTGAGCAAAAGTTTCCAATTCTTCCATTGGTGTGAATGTGTTTGCACCTTTCCAAATTGTGATAGTACCTTCAATGGCAGAACGAATGAAATAGACATTGTAAGAATTTAAAACTACACTATTTTGATCCAATTGTTGTATGTAAGTATTTGGACCTTCATTTATGAATTGATAAACTTTGTGAGAGATTTCAGGTTCATCAAATCTTGAACCCTTATGAATGATCAATGTCTCATCGAATGCTTTCAAGAAATGAGTTGGTTCCTTACGTTGTGTGGCTAAATAAACCGATGGTTTAGCTTGACCTTTATCTTCGAATTTATTGGCGATAATTGGATAGAGACCATGATAAAACATAGCATAGCCACGATTATCCGCTGTTACACCCTCCCACCAATAGATCACTGTTTGAGTGATATCATTTTGATTGACAGCATAGGGCGAGGCTTCTTTTCTCGAGGAAACCATAATCATAAAACAATCATCTTCATAAAAATGACATTTATCCTCTGGTTCCAATCTAAAGAATTGAAGATCTGGCAAGGTTACACCATAAACATCGACTTTATCAGTTGGTAAATTCTCATACAATGGTAGAATAACTTCATCACGACATGTGAAATTGATATAATGAAAATCATAATACAACTTGTCCGAGGAGATATTTGATCTAATCTCTGCCAATTTAAATTGATCAACACAATTTGCCAATGTTAATCTATCGATTGGCCAATCTTTAAATTGTCTCTTAAAAAGTGGTGATTCATTATGCTGTTGGAGTACTATAATCTCGGCCCATTCAGGTCTTTCATATTCTTTAAAGAAAACTTTTGCACATTCTTTAGCGGctaaaacttttttctttCCAACACCTTTTGGACACCATATAAATATATCGGTTGTGCAATCTAAAATGTAAACTTGATCAAGACAATCACCAAGTAAACTATAATGAAGTGGATATTCTTCAGCGATTTGCTCCAATCCTAATTTACCATTTGCTTTTAAAATGGTTCtatataaatttacaatAGTTTCATCATCCTCTGAATATTTGAAATCCTTATCCCTATCCTCCTtggttttaaattgtttaactAATTTACAAAATTCTTTCTCATCATTAATTTGTGAGATTTTAACAGTGTTTGAATAATgattttcaaattgttttgAGATTTCTCTTGTTAGAATcttattttcaaaagatgATTTCGAACCAAATTTCATATAGATATTTTGTGGATTAACTAGCAACCAACTGATTTCATTGGACGAATCTTGGATCACCTTTCTTGACAAACCCATACGACGAATTGATATGGATGCACATGACTCCAACTCCACTGGTGGTATATCTATTTTATAGAGTCTTGATTTacgttgatattgttgtagATAGGATTTACTTGAAAAGAAGTCACACTCTGATCCCCCATTCTTATGTTTCACCCCAAACATCGACTCTTGATGATTgatgaaataatttaaaaacattgaAGACTCGTTTGATTGCTCCTCTACGAATTGATTACATTTCCCACCTAAATGAGTCAACAATTGAATTGCCATCATGACTGCAGTGCAACGCTTATCAATACCACTGTCTTTGCCATACCATAGATGAATGTTATACATTGAGTTAACTGAATCCTTTGGATCATCAGTGACGTTGAATACTAAATAAGCATCTTTAGAATATAGTGTACAATAATCCTCAAAATCTCTCTCCTCAACAGAGAATCCATTCACCTTCCACATAATGAAACCTTGAAGATCTTCAACCTCTCCAAATATCTCTGTGAAATCTATATCGATTGAaccatatttaaaaatgtttacCATTTCAACTGGTTTCTCTGATTTATTAGATGAATGTAATGTATCTGATGTTTGACCATTAACATTCATAGAATAGGCAGTTTTAGTTGCAATTggagttttatttaataatgctttaataaatctatcaccatcattcttttcttgtttttcaatcttttttaatggtgataacatttcaatatctttttctgataattcttgttgttcttgctgttgttgttgaagttgtaatTTCCTTGGTGAATCTAAATGTTGAGATTTTCTTGGTGAATCTTTTTTTGGTGAATCTAATAAATGTTGTTTCTTTGGTGAACCTAATATTGTTGGTACACCATTTTTAACTGATTGAACAATTGGtgattctaattttttttcattttcaacttcaacttcaatttcttcttcCTCAATTTCTTcagtttcatcatcatcatcatcatcatcatcatcatcggatgttaattcttcttcaatttcatcatcagttttttcttgatctttttgttgtaataataataattgttgtttaaCTAATTCttgttcttttaattctcTTTGTCtttctaattcttttttttctttaattaattcttgttcagttggtaatatatttttaacatATTCCTCCCATCTACGATGAGTATTTTGTGATGAAAAGAAATCATCTTTTGAAAGTCTTTGTGAATTTTTATCAGTTAATAAATGATTCTTTCTTTGTGAATTTGGAATGAAATTCTTGAATGTAAATTCACCCTTTTCATTCATATGACTTGACGACATTGTTGAGTTACTTTGACCTAAATTCATACTACCACGCTTACTAAAACTACCAAATCCAAACGATGGTGGTGATTgtgctgttgttgatgattgtTGTGATGTTTGTGATTGAtttaatgatgttgatgataattgttgttgttgttgtaataaattatttgtagatggtaatgatgatgatggtggttgtggttgcgGTGGTAGTGAAGATGATGGCGGATTAAAAATGGATGTCAATGAAGCACCACTTGATGTATTTTGTAAAGATGTTGATAAATTGCTTGTACTTGTATTTGGacttatattattattattattactgttattactgttatttccattattactattaaaaagGTCAACGACTGaaatttgttgttttgaTAATCTTGGAATTGAAATTGTCCTAAATAAAGCACCACTTTTTATACCAATTGAATTATGTGATGAATATTTTCTTAAAGAAGTTTCgaaaccactaccactattacttaaactaccactactactactaccaataCTACCAttttgctgttgttgttgatgttgttgttgatgttttttttttaaagctTCAGTTAATTTTTCATCAGAAACTGAGGAAAACCCTTTTCTACTAACTGTACCTATatgattactattatttgaacTTACTATATTGGAATGACTActattaccactactactactactattattattattgttaaaaaattttgcaccactactactactaattGTACCTGTTGAATTGTtatgaaatttatttaaatttgaagttGATAATGAATGTAAACCCATTTTACGACCTAATGTATTTGATGCTGCAAATGATGGATTGGTTTTTGCCAATTCATTCAATTTATCATTAATCTCTTTCTCTGATtcaattctttctttttccatttgtttctttctttcttcttcctcttttttcaattgtttttgttgttcatgtttcttttgaattgattcattCAATAGTTTTTTCCTTTcttctaatttcttttgtttctCTTTTTTATGTGCATgatcttttttctttatatctaatatagttttatttaaattttctttttcaatatttgataattctgtattttcttcaatattgatattgttatttgtagtagtagtagtatttgaagatgatggtggtggttgatTGCTTATATCAACTGATGGTGGTACATTTGattttggtggtgatgatgatgatgatgatgaaattatagTTGGTGATATAATTGGTGTTTGAGGTTTAGtgttatttgaaattggtgatgttgtagatgatgatgatgcacTTGAggttggtgatggtgatgcacttggtgttggtgatggtgatgcaCTTGAggttggtgatggtgatgtagAGGTTGGTGATTTTGGTGGTTTATTTCCAGATGCtgtattttgttgttgttgttgttgttgttgtttctttttttgattatctCTATTTGCTTTCCTATTTTGGTGTTGTTTCTGTCCTGTGGGTGGTTTTTTACcctttgtattttttttaggttccattatttagttttgttttgttttaattattatatataaaattatatatataataatataaaatgttGGTGTGTGTGTATATGTGTgtgtatataaataaatgttttttttttttttctggcttttttttttttttttttggctttttttttttttttattttaaaaaaaaaaaaaaaaaatttattttttagatatGCGATACTATATTTGTGTGTTTATGTGTTGTGTTTGagtggttttatttttattattattgatttttaataataataatttttttttttttttttttttttttttttttttttttttttttttggcgaGTTAATACAGTTtggataataaataaataaataaataaagaaataaattattaacaattttGAGATGAAGTCATATAatcataaataaaataaattatttgaaataaaaaactaaattattataaccCTCTTCTTGTTAGttattttcacaaaaaaagaaaaaataaaaaaaaataaaaaaataaaaaaataaaaaaaaaaaaaaagaaaaaaatataaaaaaaaatttttcacttaaaattttttttccatcgatagaattca is a window encoding:
- the gnrB gene encoding gelsolin-related protein, whose protein sequence is MEPKKNTKGKKPPTGQKQHQNRKANRDNQKKKQQQQQQQQNTASGNKPPKSPTSTSPSPTSSASPSPTPSASPSPTSSASSSSTTSPISNNTKPQTPIISPTIISSSSSSSPPKSNVPPSVDISNQPPPSSSNTTTTTNNNINIEENTELSNIEKENLNKTILDIKKKDHAHKKEKQKKLEERKKLLNESIQKKHEQQKQLKKEEEERKKQMEKERIESEKEINDKLNELAKTNPSFAASNTLGRKMGLHSLSTSNLNKFHNNSTGTISSSSGAKFFNNNNNSSSSSGNSSHSNIVSSNNSNHIGTVSRKGFSSVSDEKLTEALKKKHQQQHQQQQQNGSIGSSSSGSLSNSGSGFETSLRKYSSHNSIGIKSGALFRTISIPRLSKQQISVVDLFNSNNGNNSNNSNNNNNISPNTSTSNLSTSLQNTSSGASLTSIFNPPSSSLPPQPQPPSSSLPSTNNLLQQQQQLSSTSLNQSQTSQQSSTTAQSPPSFGFGSFSKRGSMNLGQSNSTMSSSHMNEKGEFTFKNFIPNSQRKNHLLTDKNSQRLSKDDFFSSQNTHRRWEEYVKNILPTEQELIKEKKELERQRELKEQELVKQQLLLLQQKDQEKTDDEIEEELTSDDDDDDDDDDETEEIEEEEIEVEVENEKKLESPIVQSVKNGVPTILGSPKKQHLLDSPKKDSPRKSQHLDSPRKLQLQQQQQEQQELSEKDIEMLSPLKKIEKQEKNDGDRFIKALLNKTPIATKTAYSMNVNGQTSDTLHSSNKSEKPVEMVNIFKYGSIDIDFTEIFGEVEDLQGFIMWKVNGFSVEERDFEDYCTLYSKDAYLVFNVTDDPKDSVNSMYNIHLWYGKDSGIDKRCTAVMMAIQLLTHLGGKCNQFVEEQSNESSMFLNYFINHQESMFGVKHKNGGSECDFFSSKSYLQQYQRKSRLYKIDIPPVELESCASISIRRMGLSRKVIQDSSNEISWLLVNPQNIYMKFGSKSSFENKILTREISKQFENHYSNTVKISQINDEKEFCKLVKQFKTKEDRDKDFKYSEDDETIVNLYRTILKANGKLGLEQIAEEYPLHYSLLGDCLDQVYILDCTTDIFIWCPKGVGKKKVLAAKECAKVFFKEYERPEWAEIIVLQQHNESPLFKRQFKDWPIDRLTLANCVDQFKLAEIRSNISSDKLYYDFHYINFTCRDEVILPLYENLPTDKVDVYGVTLPDLQFFRLEPEDKCHFYEDDCFMIMVSSRKEASPYAVNQNDITQTVIYWWEGVTADNRGYAMFYHGLYPIIANKFEDKGQAKPSVYLATQRKEPTHFLKAFDETLIIHKGSRFDEPEISHKVYQFINEGPNTYIQQLDQNSVVLNSYNVYFIRSAIEGTITIWKGANTFTPMEELETFAQRLDEQFKLVFYEQGSEPNHFWDMLPGVKNSIPMDLDLSNDSLFKFYLSPESQVKMTRINRKYSSDLKSTECCLLDSPDVLYVWVGSNCSASLENIVLIFVNDYCNYYSIPIDSIQKVVQYNESIEFKLRFKAWDRKEEWVDPHETRQCQVALQRTLLFRKQYEEEQQLFKEYMDYAYSLGDEDELEDFETWTLIKKGYLDYHGELNLSYSDQLNGTLSRSLSNSSNGSSNSSTSPNLNAHISSSPSLSNGNLYNYTNGNGGSTKPPLSKDSPSSPPTLSQQQHTKNNGLPPLPKSSKKKKFFGLFKK